A genomic stretch from Sphingobacterium sp. ML3W includes:
- a CDS encoding alpha/beta hydrolase, producing MKKIIFITCLVFVHLLGIRAQDKYTVRPLTPQEVSQRLLPKYAPLALMPLTQLDYENIKSVREKEKQSTIPLLTNADSVEITYRNVPGLKAGDPEIPVRIYKPKYSATAPIFLWFHGGGFVYGNLNGDHKHCANMAIRGKVVVISVDYRLAPEHPYPAAVHDAYAVFLWSIKNAKNFQGDTTQIGLGGGSAGAGVAGSMTLLNRERKGPKIALQALFFPPADIDTNHVSVRELWQIPGVKGADIPYLLKLYIGKDYASKIPKNVLPGMTDNFSQLPPTYIATCGVDPLRDGGLDLGVKLIKAGIPVELHNFPGYPHGLLPDRVFPELYSFMYEYFYKPIK from the coding sequence ATGAAAAAGATTATTTTTATCACATGTTTGGTCTTTGTTCATCTCTTGGGGATTCGGGCACAAGATAAGTACACAGTCCGCCCGCTTACTCCTCAAGAAGTAAGTCAGAGACTTCTCCCCAAATACGCTCCATTGGCATTGATGCCCCTCACACAGTTGGACTATGAAAATATCAAGTCCGTAAGGGAGAAAGAAAAGCAATCCACTATACCGCTATTAACCAATGCAGATAGTGTGGAGATAACATATCGCAATGTCCCCGGTTTGAAGGCGGGTGATCCTGAAATTCCAGTTCGGATCTACAAACCCAAATACAGTGCTACTGCCCCAATCTTCTTATGGTTTCATGGTGGTGGATTTGTCTATGGAAATCTGAACGGAGACCATAAGCATTGTGCAAATATGGCAATACGGGGAAAGGTTGTCGTTATTTCGGTAGATTATCGACTCGCACCTGAACATCCTTACCCAGCCGCAGTTCACGATGCGTATGCTGTTTTTCTATGGAGTATTAAGAATGCGAAAAATTTTCAGGGGGATACAACACAAATAGGTTTGGGTGGCGGTAGCGCCGGAGCTGGAGTTGCTGGCAGCATGACTTTATTAAATCGCGAACGAAAGGGACCAAAAATCGCCCTTCAGGCTTTATTTTTTCCTCCTGCAGATATAGATACAAACCACGTTTCTGTACGTGAGCTCTGGCAAATACCAGGCGTGAAAGGAGCCGATATACCCTACCTATTGAAACTGTACATAGGCAAAGATTATGCCTCCAAGATCCCTAAGAATGTATTGCCAGGAATGACCGATAATTTCAGCCAGTTACCCCCTACATATATCGCAACCTGTGGTGTCGATCCTCTACGTGATGGTGGATTGGATTTAGGTGTTAAACTGATCAAAGCCGGTATTCCAGTAGAACTGCATAATTTTCCCGGTTATCCACATGGTTTATTACCTGATAGGGTATTTCCGGAATTATACAGTTTTATGTATGAATACTTCTATAAACCTATAAAATAA
- a CDS encoding alpha/beta hydrolase, producing the protein MKRNLLLLISLLTLFGCKSSKPIQQLPQQQESRLMDVAYGKHERQIMDVFLPAKRNKNTPFVLLIHGGAWTMAGKEYIRDYQDTLFQHGIAVVSINHRYADHAAIHYQQMLADIDQALDYCIAHSSEWNTRKDGFTMTGVSSGAHLALLYGYTSSKRIKTIVEFCGPVNLTDTTTLAYSEKVGLKDVIVKMTGHIYESGQPLDISFYKSSPIKHIKDIPVLIVHGTADPVVDFSQSQQLNDSLSNRKIVHELVRIEGAGHDLNMTDKNARKRVYGAAIQWIQQYGH; encoded by the coding sequence ATGAAAAGAAATCTGCTATTACTGATCAGTTTGTTAACCTTATTTGGATGCAAAAGCAGCAAACCTATACAACAGCTCCCTCAACAACAAGAAAGCCGGCTAATGGATGTTGCTTATGGCAAGCACGAACGCCAGATCATGGATGTATTCCTTCCAGCTAAAAGGAATAAAAATACACCTTTTGTCCTGCTGATCCATGGCGGAGCATGGACAATGGCTGGTAAAGAATATATACGAGACTATCAGGATACTTTATTTCAACATGGTATTGCCGTTGTTAGTATCAATCATAGATATGCAGATCATGCGGCTATTCATTATCAACAAATGTTAGCTGATATAGATCAAGCCCTGGATTATTGTATAGCCCATTCCTCGGAGTGGAACACGCGTAAAGATGGTTTTACAATGACCGGGGTCAGCTCTGGCGCCCATTTGGCGCTCTTGTATGGCTATACATCGTCCAAGCGGATTAAAACCATTGTTGAATTTTGTGGTCCTGTCAATTTAACTGATACCACGACACTTGCTTATTCAGAAAAAGTCGGGCTAAAAGATGTCATTGTAAAAATGACAGGGCATATTTATGAATCAGGTCAACCATTGGACATTAGCTTTTACAAGTCTAGTCCCATAAAACACATCAAAGATATCCCTGTGCTGATAGTACATGGTACAGCAGATCCAGTCGTCGACTTCTCACAGTCCCAACAGCTCAACGATTCGCTTTCCAATAGGAAAATTGTGCATGAGCTTGTCCGTATAGAAGGCGCTGGTCATGATTTGAATATGACGGATAAGAACGCTCGAAAACGCGTATACGGAGCAGCAATACAATGGATACAACAGTATGGTCACTAA
- a CDS encoding serine hydrolase domain-containing protein: MKIAIYLIYALLPLLSFAQVPGKEGNLEKTIHGFSQERLQRIDLLLQQYVDSSWIKGAAALLIHHGNTVYHKAFGVDRIKPKKSLDKDAIFRIASQTKAITSTAVMMLYEEGKFLLDDPISRYLPSFAKPRVLDKFNEKDSTFTTVPAKREITIRDLLTHTSGLDYAQIGSPQMQAIYAKAGIIAGFSKTPLLLEPMINKLGTLPIIHQPGEKFTYSLGIDVLGRLVEVTSGKTLDQFFKTRIFEPLGMEDTYFDLPTEKQHRLVQVYTEDKQTGTVMPWADNTFPNVSIDYPINHNGLYAGGAGLVSTLKDYALFLQMLLNKGIYNGHRLLSRHTIEIMTKNQIGYLSLGDDKFGLGFQITSSEGNARLGLSEGSISWGGFFGTTFWADPREKIIALLFIQQWPLRHNELGDKFKVSVYQALL, translated from the coding sequence ATGAAAATAGCTATTTATTTAATTTATGCCTTGCTGCCCTTGCTATCTTTTGCGCAAGTACCTGGCAAAGAAGGTAATCTTGAAAAAACAATCCATGGATTTTCCCAAGAGCGCCTCCAACGTATTGATCTGTTATTACAACAGTACGTCGACAGTAGTTGGATAAAAGGTGCAGCTGCTCTATTGATTCATCATGGAAACACCGTTTATCATAAAGCTTTTGGAGTAGATCGGATAAAACCTAAAAAGAGTTTGGACAAGGATGCGATCTTCCGGATCGCTTCACAGACAAAGGCGATTACAAGCACCGCCGTTATGATGCTCTATGAAGAAGGTAAATTTTTATTAGATGATCCAATCTCACGCTATCTCCCCTCCTTTGCTAAACCTCGTGTATTAGATAAGTTTAATGAAAAGGACAGTACATTTACTACTGTACCCGCCAAGCGCGAGATTACAATTCGCGACCTGCTTACACACACTTCTGGTTTAGATTACGCCCAAATTGGATCGCCACAGATGCAAGCAATCTATGCCAAAGCAGGTATCATCGCCGGATTTTCAAAAACTCCCCTACTACTTGAACCAATGATTAACAAATTGGGGACCTTGCCTATTATCCACCAACCTGGCGAAAAATTTACTTATAGTCTGGGTATAGATGTATTGGGAAGGTTAGTTGAGGTCACTTCCGGAAAAACACTCGATCAATTTTTCAAAACTCGAATTTTTGAACCATTAGGAATGGAGGATACCTATTTTGACTTACCCACAGAAAAGCAACATCGACTGGTCCAAGTTTACACAGAAGATAAGCAAACTGGAACAGTCATGCCATGGGCTGACAATACTTTTCCGAATGTCTCTATTGACTATCCAATTAATCACAATGGACTCTACGCTGGTGGGGCCGGCCTTGTATCAACATTAAAAGACTATGCCCTATTCCTTCAGATGCTATTAAACAAAGGTATCTATAATGGTCATCGTTTACTATCACGACATACGATAGAAATAATGACCAAAAATCAGATCGGATATCTTTCTTTGGGGGACGATAAATTTGGACTTGGTTTTCAGATCACTTCAAGTGAAGGCAATGCGAGATTGGGTCTATCAGAAGGAAGCATCTCTTGGGGTGGATTCTTCGGAACGACTTTTTGGGCGGACCCGCGAGAAAAAATAATTGCACTACTATTTATACAACAGTGGCCACTAAGGCACAACGAACTCGGCGACAAATTCAAGGTGTCAGTTTACCAAGCACTGTTATAA